Proteins encoded within one genomic window of Vanrija pseudolonga chromosome 3, complete sequence:
- the prpF gene encoding 2-methyl-aconitate isomerase yields the protein MAIRRERALPASFYRGGTSKAVIFQRSHLPADEKKWDPIFLSTIGSPDPNGRQLDGMGGGISSLSKVIVLDKSAHPDADIDYTFVQVHVKAPVADYGSNCGNMLSAVGPFALEHGLVAPNPQQSGENLVRILNTNTNKIIHASFPVFADAPTEADLSGDFAIDGVAGTHARITLDFVDPSGSRTGKLFPTGNTVDELELPGSYGSIPATLMDCGNPCVYVLASDLGLNPTILPPDLENDKEMLKKLSAIRAAASFRMGLVPSVEAAANMKSVPKVCVMSAPSTHTVLSGAELTPDSVDVVTRCISADDPHRALPITASLCTAAAAQVPGTLVHGMVSGPRVSEAGIVIGHASGTIEVGADVVQKPENGEWVVPKARVFRTARKLFEGNVYYKE from the exons ATGGCGATCCGACGAGAACGCGCCCTCCCGGCGTCCTTCTACCGCGGCGGCACGTCCAAGGCCGTCATCTTCCAGCGGTCCCATCTGCCCGCGGACGAGAAGAAGTGGGACCCCATCTTCCTCTCGACCATCGGCAGCCCGGACCCCAACGGCCGCCAGCTGGacggcatgggcggcggcatctCGTCCCTGTCCAAAGTGATCGTGCTCGACAAGTCGGCCCACCCGGACGCCGATATCGACTACACGTTCGTCCAGGTCCACGTCAAGGCGCCTG TCGCCGACTATGGGAGTAACTGCGGCAACATGCTCTCTGCCGTCGGGCCGttcgcgctcgagcacgggctcgtcgcgcccaaCCCCCAGCAGAGCGGCGAGAACCTCGTGCGCATCCTCAACACGAACACGAACAAGATCATCCACGCCAGCTTTCCCGTGTTTGCCGATgcgccgaccgaggcggACCTTAGTGGGGACTTTGCgatcgacggcgtggcggggaCGCACGCGCGGATTACGCTGGACTTTGTGGACCCGTCTGGCTCGCGCACCGGCAAGCTCTTCCCCACCGGCAacacggtcgacgagctcgagctgcccggCTCGTACGGCTCAATACCGGCCACGCTGATGGACTGTGGGAACCCATGCGTCTATGTCCTCGCgtccgacctcggcctcaacccTACCATCTTGCCGCCCGACCTCGAGAACGACAAGGAGATGCTCAAGAAACTGAGTGCGATCCGCGCTGCGGCATCCTTCCGCATGGGCCTGGTGCCCtccgtcgaggcggcggccaatATGAAGTCAGTCCCCAAGGTGTGCGTCATGTCCGCACCCAGCACGCACACTGTGCTGtctggcgccgagctcaccccCGACTctgtcgacgtcgtgacACGGTGTATctccgccgacgacccgcaCCGCGCGCTGCCCATCACCGCGTCGCTGtgtaccgccgccgctgcacaGGTGCCTGGAACTCTGGTGCATGGTATGGTGTCTGGCCCAAGAGTCAGCGAGGCAGGTATCGTCATCGGCCACGCGAGCGGAACGATagaggtcggcgccgacgttgTGCAGAAGCCCGAGAACGGCGAGTGGGTAGTTCCAAAGGCCCGGGTGTTCCGAACAGCAAGGAAGCTGTTCGAGGGGAATGTGTACTACAAGGAATAG
- the azaE_0 gene encoding Ketoreductase azaE, whose protein sequence is MPIAAPGSLVLVTGASGFAGGYIVKALLEAGYKVRVTARSEAKVEHVRQLFPSHAASIEGAVVADIIEPAAFDAAVVGINAVVHAASPVILTHTGDPDDIVLPAVRGVTNLLDSLARHNPNIERFVQISSVAAIAFSTPDGPRVFDESYWNDESVRLVRANGAAASGGLKYQASKTLSERALWDYIEDKKPAFDAVSILPSLILGPPTQYNTTEEVTGSPRLILPYVKPGKTAAELVSAPYNSVDVRDVALASVRALTTPEAAGQRFILSATPFFGNDVAVVAAAAFPDIKGYTAGNPDKAVREKLDAEAVRYDGSKAERVLGFKYVAKDETIRNTLEALQPKLVAAAA, encoded by the exons ATGCCCATCGCTGCCCCCGgctccctcgtcctcgtcaccggcGCATCCGGCTTTGCTGGCGG ctaCATCGTCAaggccctcctcgaggccgggTACAAGGTACGCGTGACTGCGCGCtccgaggccaaggtcgagcaTGTGCGCCAGCTGTTCCCGTCGCACGCGGCGAGCATCgagggcgccgtcgtcgcggacaTCATCGAG CCTGCCGCCtttgacgccgccgtcgtgggcatcaacgccgtcgtgcacgccgcgtcgcccgtgATCCTCACGCACACGGGCGACCCGGACGACATCGTCCTCCCGGCCGTGAGGGGCGTGACCAAcctgctcgactcgctcgcgcggcACAACCCCAACATTGAACGCTTTGTCCAGATCTCATCCGTCGCCGCGATCGCCTTCTCCACGCCCGACGGGCCGCGCGTCTTTGACGAGTCGTACTGGAACGACGAGAGCGTGCGTCTCGTGCGTGCCAAtggcgcagcggcgtccGGCGGGCTCAAGTACCAGGCGTCCAAGACGCTCTcggagcgcgcgctctgGGACTATATCGAGGACAAGAAGCCCGCGTTCGACGCCGTGTCCATCCTCCCCAgcctcatcctcggcccGCCGACGCAGTACAACACCACCGAGGAGGTCACCGGCTCGCCGCGCCTCATCCTCCCCTACGTCAAGCCGGGTAagacggcggccgagctcgtgtcggcgccgtacAACTCGGTCGAtgtgcgcgacgtcgcgcttgcgTCCGTGCGTGCACTCACTacgcccgaggccgccggtCAGCGCTTCATTCTGTCGGCTACGCCCTTCTTCGGTAacgacgtcgccgttgtcgccgcGGCTGCCTTCCCCGACATCAAGGGATACACGGCCGGCAACCCCGACAAGGCGGTCCGTGagaagctcgacgccgaggccgtcagGTACGACGGGTCCAAGGCTGAGCGTGTGCTTGGTTTCAAGTACgtggccaaggacgagacgATCCGTAACAccctcgaggcgctccagCCCAAGCttgtcgccgcggcggcttAG
- the pgt1_2 gene encoding Glutathione transporter 1: MSFNDQTSGGDTLIGRAAGNNVYVATYHTEEHGHPVNVLEKNGPADPDSASASDKDVDPDKVDHIAASPSLDKDPKDTIIDEINEVTPDQAFKFNVDGDQSPFPEVAACVPVTDDPSTLVNTFRMWFLLTIFVILFAGVNQFFSMRYPSLTIGYVVAQLLVFPIGKAWGLWLPSWRIGFGRFSFNLNPGKFTVKEHATIVICISLTASTAYGMGALVSIWSPVYWNQGHWSTGFGFLFLLTSQMLGFGLVGLARRWIVYPAALIWPQVLSSCVLFRALHEEKDTGSANGWTISRYRFFAYGTALSFAWFWLPDYLFTALSSFAFLTWIAPNNQKVNTIFGMNSGLGLLPISFDWTVITYAGQPLTTPFYITANCFAVVVIFYLFLSPILYYKNVWFSGYLPLLSSTTFDNTGKTYNVSKVLVHGGIDFNVTAYQEYSPMYISMSYSLSYALSFAAVTSVVVYTVLWNGKDIWARFKDSRAGGEDVHKRLMNEYEDVPDWWYAVFTVIILGLGILTIRYWPTELPVWGFLLFCFGMCVILIIPEGLLEGTTNQRVFLNIITELIAGYIWPGKPIAK; this comes from the coding sequence atGTCGTTCAACGACCAGACCTCGGGGGGCGACACGCTCATCGGGCGCGCGGCAGGCAACAACGTCTACGTGGCGACCTACCACACCGAGGAGCACGGGCATCCAGTCAACGTCCTCGAGAAGAACGGGCCTGCGGACCCCGACTCCGCTTCAGCGTCCGATAAGGACGTCGACCCCGACAAGGTGGACCACATCGCGGCCTCGCCCAGCCTGGACAAGGACCCAAAGGACACGATCATCGACGAGATCAACGAGGTGACGCCGGACCAGGCATTCAAGTtcaatgtcgacggcgaccagAGCCCGTTTCCCGAGGTCGCGGCGTGTGTGCCCGTCACCGACGACCCCTCGACGCTGGTCAACACGTTCCGCATGTGGTTCCTGTTGACCATCTTCGTCATCCTGTTTGCCGGCGTCAACCAGTTCTTCAGCATGCGCTACCCGTCCCTGACGATCGGGTACGTCGTtgcgcagctgctcgtctTCCCGATCGGCAAGGCGTGGGGGCTGTGGCTCCCCTCGTGGCGGATCGGCTTCGGCCGCTTCAGCTTTAATCTCAACCCGGGCAAGTTCACCGTCAAGGAGCACGCGACCATCGTGATCTGTATCTCGCTCACCGCGTCCACGGCGTACGGCATGGGCGCGCTCGTGTCCATCTGGTCGCCGGTGTACTGGAACCAGGGGCACTGGTCGACCGGCTTCGGGTTCCTGTTCCTCCTCACGTCGCAGATGCTCGGGTTCGGCCTCGTGGGCCTCGCGCGCAGGTGGATCGTGTACCCTGCCGCGCTTATCTGGCCCCAGGTCTTGTCCAGCTGTGTCCTCTTCCGCGCGCTgcacgaggagaaggacacGGGCAGCGCCAACGGCTGGACGATCAGCCGATACCGCTTCTTCGCGTACGGCACCGCGCTGTCGTTTGCGTGGTTCTGGCTCCCGGACTACCTCTTCACTGCACTCTCGAGCTTCGCCTTCCTCACGTGGATCGCGCCGAACAACCAGAAGGTCAACACCATCTTCGGGATGAACTCGGGTCTTGGGCTCCTGCCAATCTCGTTTGACTGGACGGTCATCACGTACGCCGGCCAGCCGCTCACGACGCCATTCTACATCACGGCAAACTGCTTTGCCGTGGTCGTCATCTTCTACCTCTTCCTCTCGCCAATCCTCTACTACAAGAATGTGTGGTTCTCGGGCTACCTCCCGCTGCTGTCGTCTACGACGTTCGACAACACTGGCAAGACGTACAACGTTTCCAAGGTCCTGGTCCACGGAGGCATCGACTTCAACGTCACCGCCTACCAGGAGTACTCGCCCATGTACATTTCCATGTCGTACTCGCTGTCCTACGCTCTGTCGTTCGCCGCAGTAACCTCGGTCGTTGTCTACACGGTACTCTGGAACGGCAAGGACATTTGGGCCAGGTTCAAGGACtcgcgagccggcggcgaggatgtcCACAAGCGACTCATGAACGAGTACGAAGACGTCCCTGACTGGTGGTACGCAGTCTTCACCGTCATAATCCTCGGCTTGGGCATCCTGACAATCCGCTACTGGCCCACGGAGCTCCCAGTGTGGGGCTTCCTCTTGTTCTGTTTCGGGATGTGTGTCATCCTCATTATCCCCGAAGGCCTTCTCGAGGGCACCACCAACCAACGTGTCTTTTTGAACATTATCACGGAGCTCATTGCCGGGTACATATGGCCTGGTAAACCGATTGCTAAGTAA
- the pgt1_1 gene encoding Glutathione transporter 1: MVKTYGYNSVKHGLDFAADLKLGQYMKIPPRLLFWAQIYASLWATATQVGVLRWMMGNIKNLCSPTNPDRFTCAGAKVVYNASLIWGTIGPQRMFQPGQTYHNLLYFFLIGPVVTVIVYLLYRRYPKSWIKYINPPIFFNAAGNIPPANTTQYSLWFIVGFLFNFLMRKRAFAWWKRYNYLLQAALDSGVALATIIIFFALSYTNTHLSWWGNNVGKNTMDAKGTPAFTVPKGSHFGRGVGEF; the protein is encoded by the exons ATGGTCAAAACATACGGCTATAATAGCGTGAAGCACGGCCTCGACTTTGCCGCAGACCTCAAGCTCGGGCAGTACATGAAGATCCCTCCCCGTCTCCTCTTCTGGGCCCAAATCTACGCATCACTCTGGGCAACGGCGACCCAAGTGGGCGTCTTACGGTGGATGATGGGCAATATTAAGAACCTCTGCTCGCCCACGAACCCAGACAGGTTCACCTGCGCCGGTGCCAAGGTGGTATACAACGCATCCCTGATCTGGGGCACCATCGGGCCTCAGCGCATGTTCCAGCCCGGGCAGACGTACCACAACCTGCTCTACTTCTTC ctcATCGGCCCGGTGGTCACCGTCATCGTCTACCTCCTGTACCGTCGCTATCCCAAGTCATGGATCAAGTACATCAACCCGCCCATCTTCTTCAACGCGGCAGGCAACATCCCGCCCGCGAACACGACGCAGTACTCGCTCTGGTTCATCGTCGGCTTCCTGTTCAACTTCCTCATGCGTAAGCGCGCGTTCGCGTGGTGGAAGCGCTACAACTACCTCCtccaggcggcgctcgactcgggTGTGGCGCTCGCCACGATCATCATCTTCTTCGCCCTGTCCTACACCAACACGCATCTCAGCTGGTGGGGCAACAATGTCGGCAAGAACACTATGGACGCGAAGGGGACCCCGGCGTTCACGGTGCCGAAGGGCAGCCACTTTGGCCGTGGCGTGGGAGAGTTCTAG
- the PLT1_1 gene encoding Putative polyol transporter 1 → MSYDDKTDPKHLEAARTRSRRDSEMVQNINMNMSAKIQNPLFGIPKDILFEDVESFCRDKGFTDKVDLFKKGALIGQNPYGFETYPELDEDDKYWLRRETTHKWSQPKALIMTVILASVGAAVQGWDQTGSNGANLSFPIEFGIPEGATGSDRNSWLVGLVNAGPYIGSAFLGCWLNDPVNNWLGRRGTIFVSAIFCILTPIGSAFTRNWQELFVCRLLMGIGMGLKASTVPIFNAENVPANIRGGLVMSWQLWTAFGILLGFSANLAVYNVGKIAWRLQLGSAFIPAVPLLLGVYFCPESPRWLLKKHKYQQAFKSYLRLRNSPLQAARDLYYVHRQLEEEYNAVGSSNVITRFTQLFTIPRVRRATAASFVVMLAQQMCGINIIAFYSSSVFAEANFGTKQCLLASWGFGLVNFLFAIPAIFTIDTFGRRNLLLSTFPNMAWTLLAAGLCFLIKEPKVKLGLVALFIYIFAMFYSVGEGPVPFAYSAEVFPITHREVGMGWAVATCLFWASVLAMTWPPMKHAMGPTGAFCFYAGLNMVAFVMIFFFLPETKQLTLEELDYVFGVPMSRHAKYQAKEWLPWFIKRYVFHKKDAKLEPLYNFEEVGGIEKEEGYAAMTAGAAH, encoded by the exons ATGTCCTACGACGACAAGACCGACCCCAAgcacctcgaggcggcgcgcacgcgctcgcgccgcgacTCGGAGATGGTGCAGAACATCAACATGAACATGTCTGCCAAGATCCAGAACCCGCTCTTCGGCATCCCGAAGGATATCCTgttcgaggacgtcgagtcgTTCTGCCGCGACAAGGGGTTCaccgacaaggtcgacctgTTCAAGAAGGGGGCGCTCATCGGGCAGAACCCCTACGGCTTCGAGACGtaccccgagctcgacgaggacgacaagtACTGGCTGCGCCGGGAGACGACGCACAAGTGGAGCCAGCCAAAGGCGCTCATCATGACCGTCATCCTCGCGTCCGTCGGTGCAGCAGTGCAGGGCTGGGACCAGACGGGCTCGAACGGCGCCAACCTGTCCTTCCCTATCGAGTTTGGCATCCCCGAAGGCGCGACCGGCTCGGACCGCAACTcgtggctcgtcggcctcgtcaacgcTGGCCCCTACATCGGCTCGGCCTTCCTCGGCTGCTGGCTCAACGACCCCGTCAACAACTGgctgggccgccgcggcacaATCTTCGTCTCGGCCATCTTCTGCATCCTCACCCCTATCGGCTCGGCTTTCACTCGCAACTGGCAGGAACTGTTTGTCTGCCGTCTCCTCATGGGCATCGGCATGGGTCTCAAGGCGTCGACGGTGCCGATTTTCAACGCTGAGAATGTGCCCGCCAACATCCGCGGCGGTTTGGTCATGTCATGGCAGCTGTGGACGGCGTTTG gcaTTCTCCTCGGCTTCAGTGCAAACCTTGCAGTGTACAACGTCGGCAAGATTGCCTGGCGTCTCCAGCTCGGTTCTGCCTTCATCCCCGCtgtgcccctcctcctcggcgtctaCTTCTGCCCCGAGTCGCCCCGTTGGCTCCTCAAGAAGCACAAGTACCAGCAGGCCTTCAAGTCGTACCTCCGCCTGCGCAACTCGCCGCTCCAGGCCGCCCGCGACCTGTACTACGTCCaccgccagctcgaggaggagtacAACGCCGTCGGCAGCTCCAACGTCATCACGCGCTTCACGCAGCTCTTCACCATCCCgcgtgtccgccgcgccactgccgcctcCTTCGTTGTCATGCTCGCCCAGCAGATGTGCGGCATCAACATCATCGCCTTCTACTCGTCGTCCGTgttcgccgaggccaacttTGGCACCAAGCAGTGCCTGCTCGCCTCGTGGGGTTTCGGCCTGGTCAACTTCCTCTTCGCCATCCCCGCCATCTTCACCATCGACACCTTTGGTCGCCGCAACCTGCTGCTCTCCACCTTCCCCAACATGGCGTggacgctgctcgctgccggccTCTGCTTCCTGATCAAGGAGCCCAAGGTCaagcttggcctcgtcgccctcttcATCTACATCTTCGCCATGTTCTActcggtcggcgagggcccCGTGCCGTTCGCGTACTCGGCCGAAGTCTTCCCCATCACCCACCGTGAAGTTGGTATGGGCTGGGCCGTCGCCACCTGCCTCTTCTGGGCCTCGGTCCTCGCCATGACCTGGCCTCCCATGAAGCACGCCATGGGCCCGACGGGCGCGTTCTGCTTCTACGCCGGCCTCAACATGGTTGCATTCGTCATgatcttcttcttcctcccgGAAACCAAGCAGTTgaccctcgaggagctcgactaCGTGTTCGGCGTCCCCATGTCCCGCCACGCCAAGTACCAGGCCAAGGAGTGGCTCCCCTGGTTCATCAAGCGCTACGTCTTCCACAAGaaggacgccaagctcgagccGCTTTACAACTTTGAGGAGGTGGGCGGtatcgagaaggaggaggggtATGCGGCAATGACGGCCGGTGCGGCGCACTAG
- the ecdD_0 gene encoding Major facilitator-type transporter ecdD: MGSSTDQHDEAYQLEHVETPVTVKAYLTCAFGAFGGLFFGYDIGYMSGVMGMTYVIQLYTGKAVPGPNATQAEKDGFVLPSDMKSLITGILSAGTFFGAIIAGDLADFFGRRTTIIAGCLIFIVGVVLQTASAGWKLLVAGRLIAGFGVGFESAIVILYLSEIAPRKVRGALVSGYQFCITIGILIASCVNYATQNRMDTGSYRIPIAIQFLWALVLGVGLFFLPESPRFFVKRGQLERAAISLSRIRGQPEDSTYIKDELKEIVANAEYEASLVPTDSYWSSWKACFSGGLRRPNSNLRLTILGTALQMMQQLTGINFIFYFGTVFFQSLGTISNPFLIGLITTLVNVCSTPISFWLIERFGRRPLLIYGAIGMFLCELVVGIAGTVKPNDTTVASAQIAFICIYIFFFASTWGPGAWVIIGEIFPISIRSRGVGLSTASNWLWNCIIAVITPYLVDKDRGNLGSKVFFLWGGTCFLCILFAYFLIWETKGLTLEQVDQMMEECGTARRSVGWKPSTTYAANSYVAHDAKPKVEERESV, from the exons ATGGGTTCCTCTACCGACCAACACGACGAAGCATACCAGCTCGAGCATGTCGAGACGCCCGTTACCGTCAAGGCGTACCTCACCTGCGCGTTCGGCGCGTTTGGTGGCCTCTTCTTCGGCTACGACAT TGGCTACATGTCCGGCGTCATGGGCATGACGTATGTGATCCAGCTGTACACTGGCAAGGCTGTGCCCGGCCCCAACGCCACccaggccgagaaggacggATTCGTCCTCCCCTCGGACATGAAGTCGCTCATCACTGGTATTCTCTCTGCCGGCACCTTCTTCG gtGCCATCATCGCCGGTGACCTCGCTGACTTCTTTGGCCGTCGCACGACCATCATTGCCGGGTGCCTCATTTTcattgtcggcgtcgtcctccagACTGCTTCGGCCGGATGGAAGCTGCTCGTTGCCGGTCGTCTGATTGCAGGCTTTGGTGTCGGCTTCGAATCCGCCATCGTCATTCTCTACCTCTCGGAGATCGCGCCGCGCAAGGTCCGCGGTGCCCTCGTCTCGGGCTACCAATTCTGCATCACGATCGGCATCCTCATCGCCTCGTGCGTCAACTACGCCACCCAGAACCGCATGGACACGGGCTCGTACCGCATCCCCATCGCCATCCAGTTCCTCTgggccctcgtcctcggcgtcggcctcttcttcctccccgagtcgccgcgTTTCTTCGTCAAGCGCGGCCagcttgagcgcgccgccatctCGCTCTCCCGTATCCGTGGCCAGCCCGAGGACTCGACCTACATCAAGGATgagctcaaggagattgtcgccaacgccgagtACGAGGCCAGCCTCGTCCCGACCGACAGCTACTGGTCGTCGTGGAAGGCGTGTTTCTCTGGTGGTCTCCGCCGCCCCAACTCCAACCTCCGCCTCACCATCCTCGGCACTGCGCTCCAGATGATGCAGCAGCTCACGGGTATCAACTTCATCTTCTACTTC GGAACCGTCTTCTTCCAGTCGCTCGGCACCATCTCGAACCCATTCCTCATCGGCCTCATCACGACCCTCGTCAACGTCTGCTCCACGCCCATCTCCTTCTGGCTCATTGAGCGCTTCGGTCGCCGCCCTCTCCTCATCTACGGCGCCATCGGCATGTTCCTGTGCGAGctggtcgtcggcatcgccgGCACCGTCAAGCCCAACGACACGACTGTCGCCTCGGCCCAGATTGC ATTCATCTGCATCTACATCTTCTTCTTCGCGTCGACGTGGGGCCCTGGTGCATGGGTCATCATCGGCGAGATCTTCCCCATCTCGATccgctcgcgcggcgtcggtctCTCCACTGCCTCCAACTGGCTCTGGAACTGCATTATCGCCGTTATCACGCcctacctcgtcgacaagga CCGCGGCAACCTCGGCTCCAAGGTCTTCTTCCTCTGGGGCGGTACTTGCTTCCTGTGCATCCTCTTCGCCTACTTCCTCATCTGGGAGACCAAGGGCCTCACactcgagcaggtcgaccaGATGATGGAGGAGTGTggcaccgcccgccgctccgTCGGCTGGAAGCCCTCGACCACATACGCCGCCAACTCGTACGTTGCGCACGAtgccaagcccaaggtggaggagcgcgagtcgGTTTAG
- the lad1_1 gene encoding L-arabinitol 4-dehydrogenase: protein MCQNHGSNGTPANGASHVANPTFYEAQYDPSKILKHADFKILQTGDAALDDPKANIACAYTPAHEVLMINKPVPVARKGEAIVHVKATGICGSDVHFWKHGHIGPMVVTDVNGAGHESAGEVIAIGEGVTNVAVGDRVAIEAGVPCGQADCYECRIGRYNACPRVVFFSTPPYHGTLTRYHAHPAAWLHKLPDNVSFEEGSVCEPLAVALAGIDRAGLRLGDEVLICGAGPIGLVSLLAARAAGAAPIVITDLFQSRLDFAKTLVPNVRTVKIERGWTPEETAAKIKAAAATPGGAGVNEGGLRLALECTGVESSIRTAIHSMRFGGKVFVIGVGGDEQSYPFGLVGAREIDLQYQYRYAEQYPKAIRLVSEGLIDLKPLVTHRFPLNKAVEAFQVAADPTQGAIKVQIQD, encoded by the exons ATGTGCCAGAACCACGGATCCAACGGCACCCCGGCCAACGGCGCCAGCCATGTCGCCAACCCCACCTTCTACGAGGCCCAGTACGACCCCTCCAAGATCCTCAAGCACGCCGACTTCAAGATCCTCCAGACTGGCGACGCtgccctcgacgaccccAAGGCGAACATTGCCTGCGCGTACACCCCCGCCCATGAGGTGCTCATGATCAACAAGCCTGTGCCGGTTGCGCGCAAGGGCGAGGCGATCGTGCACGTCAAGGCGACGGGTATTTGTGG CTCCGATGTCCACTTCTGGAAGCACGGCCACATCGGCCCCATGGTAGTAACCGACGTCAACGGCGCGGGCCACgagtcggcgggcgaggtcatCGCgatcggcgagggcgtgacCAACGTCGCTGTCGGTGACCGCGTCGCGatcgaggccggcgtgcccTGCGGCCAGGCCGACTGCTACGAGTGCCGTATCGGGCGGTACAATGCGTGCCCgcgcgtcgtcttcttctccaCGCCGCCCTACCACGGCACGTTGACGCGGTACCACGCCCACCCGGCCGCATGGCTGCACAAGCTGCCCGACAACGTCAGCTTCGAGGAGGGCAGCGTGTGCGAGCCGCTCGCtgtcgcgctggcgggcattgaccgcgccggcctgcgcctcggcgacgaggtgctcatCTGCGGTGCTGGCCCCATCGGCCTGGTTTCGCTCcttgctgcgcgcgcggcgggcgccgcaCCAATCGTCATCACCGACCTCTTCCAGTCTCGTCTCGACTTTGCGAAAACCCTCGTGCCCAACGTGCGCACGGTCAAGATTGAGCGTGGCTGGACGCCCGAGGAGACAGCGGCCAAGAtcaaggccgcggccgcgacccccggcggcgcaggcgtcaacgagggcggcctgcgcctcgcgctcgagtgCACGGGTGTCGAGAGCTCGATCCGCACCGCCATCCACAGCATGCGTTTCGGCGGCAAGGTCTtcgtcatcggcgtcggcggcgacgagcagtcGTACCCCTTCGGCCTGGTCGGCGCGCGTGAAATCGACCTCCAGTACCAGTACCGCTATGCCGAGCAGTACCCCAAGGCCATCCGCCTCGTGTCCGAGGGCCTCATCGACCTCAAGCCGCTTGTGACGCACCGCTTCCCGCTCaacaaggccgtcgaggcgttCCAGGTCGCTGCGGACCCGACGCAGGGCGCCATCAAGGTTCAGATTCAGGATTAG
- the SOU1 gene encoding Sorbose reductase SOU1 — protein sequence MPITLDYSSKLILITGGGRGIGYAIARALASAGATLALTYTSKDCSEVAAALEHEFGITVKTFKAEASDSADTDRLVADVEAAFGKKVDIAIANAGVALWKDAHAMTDDDFKRLFEVNTYGPYYLSRALVRSWLDLPIGVDPSAAQPDIKSITRKLGKQILIVSSISGLVAMSPQRQAAYNASKAAVTMLSKSLAEEWAHLGVTVNTISPGYVATDMVSSGDPKLAEWSKEWTYRTPVGKFASAADLGQFVALLVSDQQGGWGFFTGSDVVVDGGYTTL from the exons ATGCCCATCACGCTCGACTACTCGTCCAAGCTCATCCTCatcactggcggcggccgggggATCGGGTACGCGATCGCGCGTGCCCTCGCttccgccggcgccaccctCGCGCTGACGTACACGTCGAAAGACTGCTccgaggtcgctgccgccctcgagcacgagTTTGGCATCACCGTCAAGACtttcaaggccgaggcgagcgactCGGCCGACACGGACCGGCTGgtggccgacgtcgaggcggcgttTGGCAAGAAGGTCGACATTGCGATTGCGAacgctggcgtcgcgctgTGGAAGGACGCGCATGCTATGACGGATG ACGACTTCAAGCGCCTCTTCGAGGTCAACACCTACGGGCCGTACTACCtctcgcgcgcgctcgtgcgctcctggctcgacctgcccatcggcgtcgacccgAGCGCTGCGCAGCCAGACATCAAGAGCATCAcgcgcaagctcggcaagcAGATCCTCATCGTGTCGTCGATTTCGGGACTCGTCGCCATGAGCCCGCAGCGGCAGGCCGCGTACAACGCGTCCAAGGCGGCGGTCACGATGCTGTCCAAGTCTCTGGCCGAGGAATGggcccacctcggcgtgaCCGTCAACACCATCTCGCCAGGCTACGTCGCGACCGACATGGTGTCCTCTGGCGACCCCAAGCTCGCAGAGTGGAGCAAGGAGTGGACCTACCGCACGCCAGTGGGCAAGTTTGCCAGCGCGGCAGACCTGGGCCAGTttgtcgcgctgctcgttAGCGACCAGCAGGGCGGGTGGGGCTTCTTCACGGGCAGCGATGTAGTCGTGGACGGGGGGTACACTACGTTGTAA